From Acidobacteriota bacterium, one genomic window encodes:
- a CDS encoding putative CRISPR-associated protein — MHRKPYFVLSPCGTSLFTNVVSNEERPLVAKYANTKSFDQIPEADAAVLSKILARANDKLAAADVAAVVRISAELNSIVRLYGSIIKGPQDVHVLLCTDTWLGNQSAELVKAWLEKHELQNVQVRRQTDLQTASLQAFQCALSGLVEWCEETVTGYQLANYHVVFNLTGGFKSVQGFLQTLAMFYADETIYVFETGNELLRIPRLPIKMDFEATILGHLNVFRRLSQGLKVTDSEHIPETLLMQLDGDLTLSAWGDLVWKRSKKDIYEKTLHPSPSEKIVFSPQFEKSIENLPTDRLLLINERIDQLARYLEIDRPQGRPSLRGLDFKDVQRNPKPPSTHELDAWSDKDARRIFGHFEGPVFHLDKLDKGLH; from the coding sequence ATGCACCGAAAGCCATATTTTGTGTTGTCACCTTGTGGGACGAGCCTTTTCACAAACGTGGTCAGCAATGAAGAACGTCCGCTGGTCGCCAAATATGCCAATACAAAATCTTTTGACCAGATTCCTGAAGCTGATGCGGCTGTTTTGTCAAAGATTTTAGCCAGGGCGAACGATAAGCTGGCGGCTGCCGATGTGGCGGCTGTCGTACGGATTTCTGCTGAGTTAAACAGTATTGTTCGGCTGTATGGATCAATCATCAAGGGTCCCCAGGATGTTCACGTGCTGTTATGTACGGACACCTGGTTGGGGAATCAATCGGCTGAACTGGTAAAAGCCTGGCTTGAAAAGCACGAATTGCAAAACGTGCAGGTCAGACGCCAGACTGATTTGCAGACGGCCAGCCTTCAGGCATTTCAATGCGCACTTTCAGGGCTGGTGGAGTGGTGTGAGGAAACGGTGACCGGCTATCAACTGGCAAACTACCACGTGGTGTTTAATTTGACTGGTGGGTTTAAAAGCGTCCAGGGGTTTTTGCAAACCCTGGCCATGTTCTATGCCGATGAAACAATCTATGTATTTGAAACTGGAAATGAGTTGTTACGGATTCCACGACTCCCTATAAAGATGGATTTTGAAGCAACGATTTTGGGTCATCTGAATGTATTCCGAAGACTGAGTCAGGGGCTCAAAGTTACGGATTCTGAACATATTCCCGAAACGTTGTTGATGCAACTTGATGGAGACTTGACCCTTTCAGCCTGGGGAGATCTGGTTTGGAAACGATCCAAAAAGGACATTTATGAAAAGACACTGCACCCTTCCCCGTCTGAAAAGATTGTTTTTTCTCCCCAGTTTGAAAAAAGCATTGAGAATCTTCCCACAGATCGGCTTCTTCTCATCAATGAAAGAATTGACCAGCTTGCCAGATATCTGGAAATTGACCGGCCTCAAGGGCGACCTTCCCTCCGTGGTCTTGACTTCAAAGACGTGCAGAGAAACCCAAAACCACCCTCAACCCACGAACTAGACGCCTGGTCAGATAAAGACGCCAGGCGGATTTTCGGTCATTTTGAAGGACCAGTTTTTCACCTGGATAAATTGGATAAAGGACTCCATTAG
- the cmr6 gene encoding type III-B CRISPR module RAMP protein Cmr6, protein MRYPLPKDTASVLTIHNHPGLELDRYLQISDDGWDLTLATKKKSLPQCNSPLLKAVNARYTAMIESYKKTGHHPGQFTAVTDYRLVVGFGVEHVLETSLNLHRIYGIPLIPGSALKGVARAWAFWEIAQKLKIPATTPEERAQRTQDHKRTPLQQLDDLLSTGETQEQQRLLDRLKHDELCREVESIQSLSLELWLETAGLFSQVFGTTRHQGEVIFFDAYPKQAPRIELDILNPHYGKYYNSHNPPADYDKPIPTFFRAIGENTAFHFAVSAKNINLVETAKYWLVQAVTDLGVGGKTSAGYGFMKNIQ, encoded by the coding sequence ATGAGGTATCCACTTCCTAAAGATACAGCAAGTGTTTTAACCATCCACAATCACCCAGGTCTGGAGTTGGATCGGTATTTGCAGATTTCTGATGACGGATGGGACCTCACGCTTGCGACCAAGAAAAAATCGCTTCCTCAGTGTAACTCCCCATTACTCAAGGCAGTGAATGCGCGATACACAGCCATGATCGAAAGTTACAAAAAAACGGGCCATCACCCAGGCCAGTTCACGGCTGTCACTGATTATCGCCTGGTCGTAGGATTTGGGGTTGAACACGTCCTGGAAACCAGTCTAAACCTGCATCGGATTTATGGAATTCCACTGATTCCCGGTAGTGCCTTGAAAGGTGTTGCCCGCGCCTGGGCATTTTGGGAAATCGCCCAGAAATTGAAAATTCCAGCAACTACCCCGGAAGAAAGGGCACAGCGGACGCAGGACCATAAGAGAACCCCCCTGCAACAATTAGACGACCTGCTTTCAACCGGTGAAACGCAAGAACAGCAACGACTTCTCGACCGCCTGAAACACGATGAACTTTGCAGGGAAGTTGAATCCATTCAGTCATTAAGCTTAGAACTGTGGCTGGAAACAGCCGGTCTGTTCAGTCAAGTTTTTGGAACAACGCGTCACCAGGGCGAGGTGATCTTCTTTGATGCTTACCCTAAACAGGCACCCAGGATTGAACTCGATATTCTCAACCCGCACTATGGTAAGTACTACAACTCACACAACCCACCCGCAGATTATGACAAGCCAATCCCCACCTTTTTTAGAGCTATTGGTGAAAATACTGCTTTCCATTTCGCCGTTTCAGCTAAAAACATAAACCTGGTGGAGACAGCAAAATACTGGCTGGTCCAGGCGGTGACTGATTTAGGTGTAGGTGGAAAAACGTCTGCTGGATATGGGTTTATGAAGAACATCCAGTGA